The nucleotide window CATCATGATGAAACTCAAGAATAGTGATAACAAAAAAACTACCCAAAAACAAAACCGCACTCATAATAAGGACTATGCGAGTATGGATAGAAAGGCGCTTTTGCTGCTTTTTGTAAAAGGCGTAGCACTCGCTAAGCACCAAATATCCAAGCCCACCAAGTATGACAAGCGATGATATGGTGAGTTTTAGGATTAGATTATCATGATAGCTCATAAAGCTATTTTCAAATATCGAAAATCCTGCATTATTAAAAGCCGAAATAGAGTGAAAGACCCCAGCCCAAAGTGCGTCATAAAATGGCATATCAAGCATAAAAACCAAAGTAAGCACCACTGCACCAGCTAGCTCAATGACTATAATAACACTAAAAATCTTTTTTATAAATTTAATAATACCACGAAAGTTTGGATAGACTAGATCCTCTTTTAGCATGCTGCGCTCGCCAAAATCGAGCTTTTTGCCGATTATTAAAAAAATAAGGCTAGCCATAGACATATAACCAAAACCACCGATTTGAACAAGCAGCAGTATCACGGCTTGTCCGTATATGGTGTAGTCATTTGCGACATTTAGCGTAGTAAGCCCAGTAATAGAAATAGCCGAAGCCGCGGTAAAAATTTGATCTATAAACGGTATATGCCTAGTGCGCATTATGTCTATTTCAAGTATACTAGCTCCAACAAGAGCAAACACAACATAACCTACAAATAGGTATCTAAATACCTTCGTTTCCATCTCTTAAAGCCCCATCTTATCGGGGTTTAGTATGCCGTTTGGATCAAATGCGCTCTTTATACGGCGAAAAAGCTGCATCTCTGCTTTGCTAAATGCAAGTGGCATAAAGGCTGCCTTTGATATACCTATGCCATGCTCGCCGCTTAAAGTACCCCCAAGCGAGATTGCTAGCTTAAAAATCTCCGTTATAGCCTCATGTCCTTTTTCTACCTGAGCCTTGTCGTTTTTATCTGGCACCATTACATTTACATGTACGTTTCCGTCTCCAGTATGCCCAAAACAAGGCACCTTAAAGCCAAATTCCTTTGAAATTTTATCTATCCCACTAAGTAGATGAGGAAGCGCCGAGCGCGGCACGGTAACATCCTCGTTTAGCTTTAAACTTCCGTAGCAAGTAATCGCCTGAGAGCAATTTCTCCTAGCAAACCAAATATCAGCCGCTTGCGCCTCATCTTTTGCTATTAAAAATTCGCTAGCTCCATTTTGATTAAAACATTCCCTAATAATATTAAGCTCATAATCAAGCACGTTTTCTACATTTGCGTCAACATCTGTTATTAAAATAGCGCCAGCATCACGAGGCAAGCCTTTGTTAAATTTATCCTCGACCGCATTTATACAAAGTGCGTCTAAAAACTCCATAGCAACAGGGGTTACACCACTAGCTAAGGTTTTATAAACTGCGTTCATAGCGGCATTTACACTGGGAAAAACCCCATACGCAGTACGCCTAAACTTTGGCTTTGGAATTAGCTTTAAAGTAATTTCAGTAATAACTGCTAGTGCACCCTCGCTAGCAACTAATATGCCAGCTATGTTAAAGCCAGCAACGTCTTTTATGGTGCGCTTACCAGCCCTTATTATTTCGCCATTTGGCAATACAGCACGAAGCGCCATTACGTAATCTTTTGTAATGCCATATTTTGCCGCACGCATTCCGCCTGCATTTTCAGCCACGTTACCCCCAAGCGTACTATACTCCTGGCTAGCTGGGTCTGGAGGATAAAAAAGCCCCACCTCAGCCACCGCACGCTGAAGCTGCATGTTTATCACCCCAGGCTGGACTACTGCGACTAGATTTTTAGTATCAATTTCTAGGATTTTATTCATATGCCGCTCAAGGGCGAGTATCAGCCCTCCACCAGCTGCTAAAGCCCCTCCAGTAAAGCCGCTCCCTGCGCCACGTGGTACTACTTTTATGCGCTTTTGGTTACAGTAGCTTAAGATTTTACTAATATCGCTCTCATCTTTTGGAAAAAGCACCCCATCAGGCAAACATCTAGCCTTTGTAGCGTCGTAGCAGTAGGCATTTAGGTGTGCCGCGTCAAAGTAAGCACCCTCATCGCCTAATAAATTTTTAAAAAATTTAATATCGTCGTTAGTTATCATTTTGTTCTAATAGGTAGTCATAATAAGCGTCGTAGTTATTTATATGCTCCGCATCAAGCTTCCAAAATACAGTATCTATGTCCCTTACCCTAGTATAAAATGGAAGCTGATAATACTCCACCTCTCCTGTTTTAAATTCTTTTAAAATTTTAAAACTCTGACAATCAGCAAACACGCCCCTACCGTCAAGCCCTATAAATATAAGCCCAGCACCGCTTGCAGCGCACATCTTTCTAAAATCATCCCTGCTAGGATTTGGCTTATATTCATAGCTCAGATATGCTCCAACAATGTCTGGATGGATAAATGTCATCCTAGGGAAGGCTTTTACGACTTCTTCATATATGTCTTTATTTGGCACAACTATAAGCGAGCGATCATAAAGGTAGTTTAAAAGCACTATATCGCCCACCTTTGGGGCTACGCCAGGTAGAGGGAATGCGCGCTGAGCTAGCATATCAAATACCTCAAACCTAACAGTAGCATTTACACCGTCTTTTGCTATGACGCTAGCCCTAGCTATAATAGACTCATCAGCGCCAAAGGCATGCACTACGACCCCACTGCTTCCTATTATAATATCTTTACTATCTTTTATAGTAGCGGTAGCCCCATCAATCCCATCTATCTGTGCTGCATATTCGCTCATGCTAAAGCTAGCTCCATGCGCACTCGCAAAAGATAGAAAAATGGCAAATAATATCCTTTTCAAAACAACTCCTAGAAAAGTTTTTCGCAGATTATAGCTATTCCTTGCTTTTTTTTCAAATTTTCTAAGCAAATTTATTATAAAATCTGAAAATTATTTTTATTTTAAGGAATACCAAATGAGATTTGCCGCGCTTTTATTATTACTATGCCTAAAAGTGTTTGCTATCTCCCCCACAGTCTCAGAAATGAGCTGGGAAAACGGTGTTTCGTTCTTGCGTTTTTTAGAGAAAAATAAAATTCCACTATCACTTTTTTACTCACTTTCAGCAGAGGACAAAGAGTCAGTTGCAGACATAACAGCTGGTACTAGATATGACATACTAAGAGCTGATGACGGTTCCGCAGAGCAAATACTAATCCCTATCACAGATGAGCTTCAAGCACATATATATAAATGGGAAAATGGCGAGTATAAGATAGACTTCATACCTATTATATACGAGACAAAAGATCAAATTCTAAACCTAAAGCTAGACCGCACCGTATCTCAAGACATCTACGACTATACAGGCTCAGGGCAGCTTGCCGCGGCTTTTAATAGAGCTTTTAGAGGGCAAGGCGTAGACTTTAGAAAGGTAAATAAAGGCGACAGGATAATCATAAGCTATTCGCAAAAGTTTCGTCTAGGGCGAGCTTTTGGCACGCCTAGTATAAATTTTGCCATGCTAAAGACAAAATCAAAAACATACACAGCATACTATTTTAATGACAAATTCTACGATAGAGACGGAAAAGAGCAGGAGAAGTTTCTCCTCATAAGACCCCTTGGCAATGCCCCTATTACAAGCCCATTTTCGCTAAAGCGCTACCATCCTGTACTTAAGCGTTACAGAGCACACCTAGGCGTAGACTACGGAGCACCTCGAGGCACGCCTATAAAAGCGGCAGGGGATGGCACGATAAAATTTGTCGGAGTAAAAAATGGCTACGGAAAGACGATAATCATAAAGCACGCTGGAGATTATGAAACCCTATATGCTCATTTAAACAACTTCGCAAAAGGGATAAAATCTGGACAAAAAGTAAAACAAGGCAAGGTAGTAGGATATGTAGGCTCTAGCGGTATAGCCACTGGGCCACACCTACACCTTGGGCTTTATCTAAATAAAAAGCCGATAAATCCAGAAAGCGTGTTAAAGGTAGTAAAAAGCAAGCTTGATAAGGCTAGATCTGATAAATTTAAAGCCATCGTGGCAAAAAGCGATAGAGTGCTAAACGAAACACTTCAAAGCGCTCCACTTAGCACAAAAATTTCAAATGCATCTGATATAGTAGAGTATCATCAATGAATGAAGAGCTAGTAAACGGCGCCAAAGAGCAGCTTGACGCCCATCTCGCTGGAGATGAGATAAGCGCCTATGACCTCACTCAGCACCTAAAAACACTTAAAAAAACCGACGATGAAGCATACCTAGACTACCTAGAAAAACTAGACCCTCAAAGCCTGGGCGACGCAGCCATTGAGATGCCTGATTATATGCTAAAAGACGTCATCGAGACCGTTCCGCATGAAAAAATGCTAGAAGCCCTTGAGGAGCTAGAAAGCGATGACGCCACAGACTTACTTCAATACATCGAGGATATAGACGAGGATAAGGCAAAGGAGCTATTTGACGGACTTGATAAAGAGGATCAAGACGAAATATTAAGGCTTCGTAGCTATGATGATTACGAGGCTGGAGCTTATATGCAGACAGAGGTTTTCTCCGCGCGACTTGATGAGCGGCTTCAGACTGCGGTTGAGCGACTTAGACGGCTAAAATCAGAAGGTGAACTAGAAAACGTCTCGCAGCTTTTTTTGGTTGATGCATGTGGAGTGCTTCAGTATGCAGTGCCGCTTGAGGATCTTATACTGTT belongs to Campylobacter sp. 19-13652 and includes:
- a CDS encoding TrkH family potassium uptake protein — translated: MFALVGASILEIDIMRTRHIPFIDQIFTAASAISITGLTTLNVANDYTIYGQAVILLLVQIGGFGYMSMASLIFLIIGKKLDFGERSMLKEDLVYPNFRGIIKFIKKIFSVIIVIELAGAVVLTLVFMLDMPFYDALWAGVFHSISAFNNAGFSIFENSFMSYHDNLILKLTISSLVILGGLGYLVLSECYAFYKKQQKRLSIHTRIVLIMSAVLFLGSFFVITILEFHHDEAFAGFDVYEKLLSFFFLTVNLRTSGFNSIDVSQLHDQTIFFSTLMMIIGAAPGGTGGGMKVTTLAVLLLFTYSVLKDRDPVIFKRKVPSETIRKAFVIFVASMIYVVVSVMVIGTLEDKNNEKFLPILFEVSSAFSTTGMSLGSSDGSSSLVGDFDTFGKLYIVVLMFMGRIGVLAFSFMLLGKNKKSKIEYPTEEVNL
- a CDS encoding FAD-linked oxidase C-terminal domain-containing protein; this translates as MITNDDIKFFKNLLGDEGAYFDAAHLNAYCYDATKARCLPDGVLFPKDESDISKILSYCNQKRIKVVPRGAGSGFTGGALAAGGGLILALERHMNKILEIDTKNLVAVVQPGVINMQLQRAVAEVGLFYPPDPASQEYSTLGGNVAENAGGMRAAKYGITKDYVMALRAVLPNGEIIRAGKRTIKDVAGFNIAGILVASEGALAVITEITLKLIPKPKFRRTAYGVFPSVNAAMNAVYKTLASGVTPVAMEFLDALCINAVEDKFNKGLPRDAGAILITDVDANVENVLDYELNIIRECFNQNGASEFLIAKDEAQAADIWFARRNCSQAITCYGSLKLNEDVTVPRSALPHLLSGIDKISKEFGFKVPCFGHTGDGNVHVNVMVPDKNDKAQVEKGHEAITEIFKLAISLGGTLSGEHGIGISKAAFMPLAFSKAEMQLFRRIKSAFDPNGILNPDKMGL
- a CDS encoding plasminogen-binding N-terminal domain-containing protein, with amino-acid sequence MKRILFAIFLSFASAHGASFSMSEYAAQIDGIDGATATIKDSKDIIIGSSGVVVHAFGADESIIARASVIAKDGVNATVRFEVFDMLAQRAFPLPGVAPKVGDIVLLNYLYDRSLIVVPNKDIYEEVVKAFPRMTFIHPDIVGAYLSYEYKPNPSRDDFRKMCAASGAGLIFIGLDGRGVFADCQSFKILKEFKTGEVEYYQLPFYTRVRDIDTVFWKLDAEHINNYDAYYDYLLEQNDN
- a CDS encoding peptidoglycan DD-metalloendopeptidase family protein; the encoded protein is MRFAALLLLLCLKVFAISPTVSEMSWENGVSFLRFLEKNKIPLSLFYSLSAEDKESVADITAGTRYDILRADDGSAEQILIPITDELQAHIYKWENGEYKIDFIPIIYETKDQILNLKLDRTVSQDIYDYTGSGQLAAAFNRAFRGQGVDFRKVNKGDRIIISYSQKFRLGRAFGTPSINFAMLKTKSKTYTAYYFNDKFYDRDGKEQEKFLLIRPLGNAPITSPFSLKRYHPVLKRYRAHLGVDYGAPRGTPIKAAGDGTIKFVGVKNGYGKTIIIKHAGDYETLYAHLNNFAKGIKSGQKVKQGKVVGYVGSSGIATGPHLHLGLYLNKKPINPESVLKVVKSKLDKARSDKFKAIVAKSDRVLNETLQSAPLSTKISNASDIVEYHQ